The following proteins are encoded in a genomic region of Saccharopolyspora antimicrobica:
- a CDS encoding metal-dependent hydrolase family protein — protein MTALHLRGVVLPDGAHRDLWVRDGGRISLDEVPGAETVFDGGFVLPGLVDAHCHIGIGPDGPVELDEAAAQAELDRDAGTLLVRDCGAPIDTRPLQEREDLPRIIRAGRHLARPKRYIPYLADQLDHEEQLPAAVAEQAAYGDGWIKLVGDWIDRSVGDLAPLWSDEVLTEAIATAHRMGARVTAHVFGEDALPGLIAAGIDCIEHGTGLTDDTIELMARHGTALVPTLINIENFPSFAAAATKYPDYAAHMTELYGRADRTVAKAIEAGIPVYAGTDAGGGIAHGVLAEEIIALHRVGMSTEQAIGAASWQAREWLGWPSLEHGAPADLVCYAEDPRKDLAELRNPRRIVLRGNVVGA, from the coding sequence GTGACCGCGCTGCACCTGCGCGGTGTGGTGCTGCCCGACGGCGCGCACCGCGACCTGTGGGTCCGCGACGGCGGCCGGATCAGCCTCGACGAGGTGCCGGGCGCCGAGACCGTCTTCGACGGCGGTTTCGTGCTGCCCGGCCTGGTCGACGCGCACTGCCACATCGGCATCGGTCCGGACGGCCCGGTGGAGCTGGACGAGGCGGCCGCGCAGGCCGAGCTCGACCGGGACGCGGGCACCCTGCTGGTCCGCGATTGCGGCGCGCCCATCGACACCCGGCCGCTGCAGGAGCGCGAGGACCTGCCGCGGATCATCCGCGCCGGCCGCCACCTCGCCCGCCCGAAGCGCTACATCCCGTACCTGGCCGACCAGCTCGACCACGAGGAGCAGCTGCCCGCCGCGGTCGCCGAGCAGGCGGCCTACGGGGACGGCTGGATCAAGCTGGTCGGCGACTGGATCGACCGCTCGGTGGGCGACCTGGCGCCGCTGTGGAGCGACGAGGTGCTGACCGAGGCGATCGCGACCGCGCACCGGATGGGCGCCCGCGTCACCGCGCACGTCTTCGGCGAGGACGCGCTGCCGGGTCTGATCGCGGCGGGCATCGACTGCATCGAGCACGGCACCGGCCTCACCGACGACACGATCGAGCTGATGGCCCGGCACGGCACCGCGCTGGTCCCGACGTTGATCAACATCGAGAACTTCCCGTCCTTCGCGGCGGCGGCGACCAAGTACCCGGACTACGCCGCGCACATGACCGAGCTGTACGGGCGGGCCGACCGCACCGTGGCGAAGGCCATCGAAGCGGGCATCCCGGTCTACGCGGGCACCGACGCGGGCGGCGGCATCGCGCACGGCGTGCTGGCCGAGGAGATCATCGCGCTGCACCGCGTCGGGATGTCCACCGAGCAGGCCATCGGCGCGGCCTCGTGGCAGGCCCGCGAGTGGCTGGGCTGGCCCTCCCTGGAGCACGGCGCCCCGGCGGACCTGGTCTGCTACGCCGAGGATCCCCGCAAGGACCTCGCTGAGCTGCGCAATCCCCGTCGCATCGTCCTCCGCGGCAACGTGGTCGGAGCCTGA
- the ffh gene encoding signal recognition particle protein, whose amino-acid sequence MFDTLSDRLTSVLTNLRGKGRLSDADIDATAREIRIALLEADVALPVVRSFIKGVKERAKGAEVSQALNPAQQVIKIVNEELVTVLGGETRRLEFAKTPPTVIMLAGLQGAGKTTLAGKLAKWLSGQGHTPLLVACDLQRPNAVNQLQVVGERAGVPVYAPQPGNGVGDPVEVARNSIEEARRAQHDVVLVDTAGRLGVDEEMMKQAADIRDAITPDEVLFVLDAMIGQDAVNTAEAFRDGVGFSGVVLTKLDGDARGGAALSVREITGQPIMFASSGEKLEDFDLFHPDRMANRILGMGDMLTLIEQAEQAFDQEQAEKAAEKLGSGQLTLEDFLEQMQAVRRMGPLQNLLGMLPGAGQMKDQLANFDEKHLDRIQAIIRGMTPAERADPKIINASRRQRIARGSGVTVSDINDLVNRFFEARKMMQQMAGGFGFGGGGGGSKNRKGKKGKKGKKGRGPTQPKGMRGLPGGFPAMPPGGMPGLPPGGPDLSKLEGGMNDLPAGFDPSKLNFGNGKKK is encoded by the coding sequence GTGTTCGACACTCTTTCCGACCGGCTCACCTCGGTCCTGACGAACCTGCGCGGCAAGGGGCGGCTGTCCGACGCGGACATCGACGCCACCGCGCGGGAGATCCGCATCGCCCTGCTCGAAGCAGACGTGGCGCTTCCCGTGGTGCGCAGCTTCATCAAGGGTGTCAAGGAGCGCGCCAAGGGCGCCGAGGTCTCGCAGGCCCTCAACCCGGCCCAGCAGGTCATCAAGATCGTCAACGAGGAACTCGTCACCGTCCTCGGCGGCGAGACCCGGCGGCTGGAGTTCGCCAAGACCCCGCCGACGGTGATCATGCTCGCGGGTCTGCAGGGTGCCGGTAAGACGACGCTGGCGGGCAAGCTCGCCAAGTGGCTGTCCGGGCAGGGCCACACGCCGCTGCTGGTGGCCTGCGACCTGCAGCGCCCGAACGCGGTGAACCAGCTGCAGGTGGTCGGCGAGCGCGCCGGGGTGCCGGTGTACGCGCCGCAGCCGGGCAACGGGGTCGGCGACCCGGTCGAGGTGGCCCGCAACAGCATCGAAGAGGCCCGCCGGGCCCAGCACGACGTCGTCCTCGTCGACACCGCCGGCCGGCTGGGCGTCGACGAGGAGATGATGAAGCAGGCCGCCGACATCCGGGATGCGATCACCCCGGACGAGGTCCTGTTCGTGCTCGACGCGATGATCGGTCAGGACGCGGTCAACACCGCCGAGGCCTTCCGCGACGGCGTCGGCTTCAGCGGCGTGGTGCTGACCAAGCTCGACGGCGACGCCCGCGGTGGTGCCGCGCTGTCGGTCCGCGAGATCACCGGCCAGCCGATCATGTTCGCCTCCAGCGGCGAGAAGCTGGAGGACTTCGACCTCTTCCACCCGGACCGGATGGCCAACCGGATCCTGGGCATGGGTGACATGCTCACCCTCATCGAGCAGGCCGAGCAGGCCTTCGACCAGGAGCAGGCCGAGAAGGCCGCGGAGAAGCTGGGCAGCGGCCAGCTGACGCTGGAGGACTTCCTCGAGCAGATGCAGGCGGTGCGCCGGATGGGCCCGCTGCAGAACCTGCTGGGCATGCTGCCGGGCGCCGGTCAGATGAAGGACCAGCTGGCCAACTTCGACGAGAAGCACCTGGACCGCATCCAGGCGATCATCCGCGGCATGACGCCCGCCGAGCGGGCCGACCCGAAGATCATCAACGCCTCCCGCAGGCAGCGCATCGCGCGCGGTTCCGGGGTGACCGTCAGCGACATCAACGACCTGGTCAACCGGTTCTTCGAAGCCCGCAAGATGATGCAGCAGATGGCGGGCGGCTTCGGCTTCGGCGGCGGCGGTGGCGGCAGCAAGAACCGCAAGGGCAAGAAGGGGAAGAAGGGCAAGAAGGGGCGCGGTCCGACGCAGCCCAAGGGCATGCGCGGCCTGCCCGGCGGCTTCCCCGCCATGCCCCCGGGCGGGATGCCCGGACTGCCGCCGGGCGGCCCCGACCTGTCCAAGCTGGAGGGCGGCATGAACGACCTGCCCGCCGGCTTCGACCCGTCCAAGCTGAACTTCGGCAACGGCAAGAAGAAGTGA
- a CDS encoding ribonuclease HII produces MTVAEFRPPRSVIRRSSGNWALQRALDRRGLGPVAGVDEAGRGACAGPLVVAACVLKPGDDRRYEGLTDSKALSEADRDRLFDLITSRALSWSTVVIPAEDVDALGIHVANLEGMRRSVARLSEHPGYVLTDGFRVQGLATPSVAVVKGDLVAACVAAASVLAKVTRDRLMSEQLHLEFPAYGFDVHKGYSTPLHSTRLKQHGPCHEHRWSYANVAEAALRHGMRSPRAVSSKPGLFDASEGEVVDNEVL; encoded by the coding sequence GTGACGGTGGCGGAGTTCCGGCCGCCGAGGTCGGTGATCCGGCGTAGCAGCGGCAACTGGGCCCTCCAGCGCGCGCTGGACCGCCGAGGCCTCGGACCGGTGGCAGGCGTGGACGAGGCCGGGCGGGGCGCGTGCGCCGGGCCCCTGGTGGTGGCGGCGTGCGTCCTGAAGCCGGGCGACGACCGGCGCTACGAGGGGCTGACGGACTCGAAGGCGCTGTCCGAGGCCGACCGCGATCGGCTGTTCGACCTCATCACCTCGCGCGCGCTGAGCTGGTCGACCGTCGTGATCCCCGCCGAGGACGTCGACGCGCTCGGCATCCACGTGGCCAACCTGGAGGGCATGCGGCGCTCGGTCGCCCGGCTCTCCGAGCACCCCGGCTACGTGCTCACCGACGGGTTCCGGGTGCAGGGCCTGGCCACGCCGAGCGTGGCCGTGGTGAAGGGCGACCTGGTGGCCGCCTGCGTGGCGGCGGCATCGGTGCTGGCGAAGGTGACCCGCGACCGGTTGATGTCCGAGCAGCTGCACCTCGAGTTCCCGGCCTACGGGTTCGACGTGCACAAGGGCTACAGCACGCCGCTGCACTCGACGCGGCTGAAGCAGCACGGGCCCTGTCACGAGCACCGCTGGTCCTATGCGAACGTGGCGGAGGCAGCGCTGCGGCACGGGATGCGCTCGCCGCGCGCGGTGAGCAGCAAACCCGGGCTGTTCGATGCTTCTGAGGGGGAAGTGGTGGACAATGAGGTGTTGTAG
- a CDS encoding CPBP family intramembrane glutamic endopeptidase, whose translation MGEQPEREPSENRPADNAVGSQPRFWEAQLEAARRGSLAWGLAAFFIGYGGYYLFGLVLTAVQPGRSGFDPAAPPNTGPLLLLAFAPNILLGLVPAVFSWWRGRGLRADFGIVPKRRDFKVGVLCGLAALIGSLLLSLVITAISGPPPETDLSRLMQGERTFWLFLFALFAFLGAPLTEELLMRGALWGALEHYRIPRYAILILTTMIFALIHQEVWRTPVLFVGGLAIGAARMITGRVATSMIAHATNNFLPALLLFAVAR comes from the coding sequence GTGGGGGAGCAGCCGGAACGGGAACCGTCCGAGAACCGGCCGGCGGATAACGCCGTCGGCTCGCAGCCGAGGTTCTGGGAGGCCCAGCTGGAGGCCGCGCGGCGCGGCTCGCTGGCGTGGGGCCTGGCCGCGTTCTTCATCGGCTACGGCGGCTACTACCTTTTCGGGCTGGTCCTGACCGCGGTCCAACCGGGGCGGAGCGGGTTCGACCCGGCCGCGCCGCCCAACACCGGTCCGCTGCTGCTGCTGGCCTTCGCCCCGAACATCCTGCTCGGCCTGGTGCCCGCGGTGTTCTCCTGGTGGCGCGGCCGCGGCCTGCGCGCGGACTTCGGCATCGTGCCCAAGCGGCGCGACTTCAAGGTCGGGGTGCTCTGCGGGCTCGCCGCGCTGATCGGTTCCCTGCTGCTGTCCCTGGTGATCACCGCGATCTCCGGGCCGCCGCCGGAAACCGACCTGAGCCGGCTGATGCAGGGCGAGCGGACGTTCTGGCTCTTCCTGTTCGCGCTGTTCGCGTTCCTGGGCGCGCCGCTGACCGAGGAGCTGCTGATGCGCGGCGCGCTGTGGGGCGCGCTGGAGCACTACCGCATCCCGCGCTACGCGATCCTGATCCTGACCACGATGATCTTCGCGCTGATCCACCAGGAGGTGTGGCGCACGCCGGTGCTGTTCGTCGGCGGCCTGGCGATCGGCGCGGCGCGGATGATCACCGGCCGGGTCGCGACCAGCATGATCGCCCACGCCACGAACAATTTCCTGCCCGCTCTCCTGCTGTTCGCCGTCGCCAGGTGA
- a CDS encoding RNA-binding protein, which produces MTVLADALEHLVRGIVDNPDDVRVQLLTTRRGRTLEVHVNPDDLGKVIGRSGRTATALRTVMSGIGGRGIRVDVVDTDR; this is translated from the coding sequence GTGACGGTCCTCGCGGACGCGCTTGAACACCTGGTGCGCGGCATCGTCGACAACCCCGACGATGTCCGCGTTCAGCTGCTCACGACCCGACGCGGTCGCACCCTCGAGGTGCACGTCAACCCCGACGACCTGGGCAAGGTCATCGGTCGCAGCGGTCGCACCGCGACCGCGCTGCGGACGGTGATGTCCGGCATCGGCGGTCGCGGTATCCGCGTCGACGTGGTCGACACCGACCGCTGA
- the lepB gene encoding signal peptidase I, with protein MADVMRSGSAEEPHEAEHHSGAPEDSGEGSSRRKPKNKKKGSFWRELPILIVTALVLTVLIQAFIARVYVIPSQSMEQTLHGCTGCNNDRVLVDKITYRFSDPEPGDVVVFRGPQPWVQNEFQAEEPTNPVAGFFQGVASLLGFGAPDEKDFVKRVIAVGGQTVECCDAQNRVLVDGKPLNEPYLYWEPGRGVGQDEFSSVTVPPGHLWVMGDNRNDSADSRVQGNGGVNGAVPVENVIGKAQFIVLPPTRWQGIDDPNPQADALGAPAWQTGVPVGFGVAAAFPTVWLGRRLIGVVSKRRASE; from the coding sequence GTGGCCGACGTCATGCGCAGCGGATCAGCGGAGGAGCCCCACGAGGCGGAGCACCACAGCGGTGCCCCGGAGGACTCGGGGGAAGGCTCCAGCCGCCGCAAGCCCAAGAACAAGAAGAAGGGCTCGTTCTGGCGCGAGCTGCCGATCCTGATCGTCACCGCGCTGGTGCTGACGGTCCTCATCCAGGCGTTCATCGCGCGGGTCTACGTGATCCCGTCGCAGTCGATGGAGCAGACCCTGCACGGCTGCACGGGCTGCAACAACGACCGGGTGCTCGTCGACAAGATCACCTACCGGTTCTCCGATCCGGAGCCGGGCGACGTCGTGGTGTTCCGCGGCCCGCAGCCGTGGGTGCAGAACGAGTTCCAGGCCGAGGAGCCCACCAACCCGGTCGCCGGTTTCTTCCAGGGCGTGGCCTCGCTGCTGGGCTTCGGCGCCCCTGACGAGAAGGACTTCGTCAAGCGGGTGATCGCGGTGGGCGGCCAGACGGTGGAGTGCTGCGACGCGCAGAACCGGGTGCTGGTCGACGGCAAGCCGCTCAACGAGCCCTACCTGTACTGGGAGCCGGGTCGCGGCGTCGGCCAGGACGAGTTCAGCTCGGTGACGGTTCCGCCGGGGCACCTGTGGGTGATGGGCGACAACCGCAACGACTCGGCGGACTCCCGGGTGCAGGGCAACGGTGGCGTCAACGGCGCGGTCCCGGTGGAGAACGTGATCGGCAAGGCGCAGTTCATCGTGCTGCCGCCGACCCGCTGGCAGGGCATCGACGACCCCAACCCGCAGGCGGACGCGCTGGGCGCGCCGGCCTGGCAGACCGGGGTGCCGGTCGGGTTCGGGGTGGCCGCGGCGTTCCCGACGGTGTGGCTGGGTCGTAGGCTCATCGGTGTGGTGAGCAAGCGACGAGCCTCGGAGTGA
- the rplS gene encoding 50S ribosomal protein L19, whose amino-acid sequence MNTLDALDAQSLRSDIPAFRPGDTLKVHVRVIEGSRERTQVFQGVVIRRQGDGIRETFTVRKVSFGVGVERTFPVHTPNIAQIEVVTRGAVRRAKLYYLRDLRGKAAKIKEKRETAAS is encoded by the coding sequence ATGAACACCCTGGACGCGTTGGACGCCCAGTCGCTGCGTTCCGACATTCCGGCCTTCCGGCCCGGTGACACGCTGAAGGTCCACGTCCGCGTCATCGAGGGTTCGCGCGAGCGGACTCAGGTCTTCCAGGGCGTGGTCATCCGCCGGCAGGGCGATGGCATCCGGGAGACCTTCACCGTGCGCAAGGTTTCCTTCGGTGTCGGTGTGGAGCGGACGTTCCCGGTGCACACCCCGAACATCGCGCAGATCGAGGTCGTCACGCGCGGTGCTGTTCGGCGGGCGAAGCTGTACTACCTGCGCGACCTGCGCGGCAAGGCGGCGAAGATCAAGGAGAAGCGGGAGACCGCCGCTTCCTGA
- a CDS encoding CPBP family intramembrane glutamic endopeptidase, translated as MPIGTAETPVNEAHQPGETPERLTTPPARTHRWGLGAFFLTQAVFVLVSVLLAAAFGSPDAGTLVVMLMLPTVLAGALAVLITVVRGNGPRLDFGLEWRWSDVTTGLAIGGVGLVTTTIATMLWVRWVGEDNAQSTVSGLLDGVELPPVVAVVIFLHIWLIAPLCEELLYRGLLWGAMERMRWGQLNVFVLSTAVFAIGHLEPERTALLLVIAIPIGVARMVTGRLTASVVAHQVNNFLPALGLLLISLGLLPA; from the coding sequence ATGCCGATCGGCACTGCGGAGACGCCCGTGAACGAAGCGCACCAGCCGGGGGAGACCCCGGAGCGGTTGACCACCCCACCCGCCCGCACCCACCGGTGGGGGCTGGGCGCGTTCTTCCTGACGCAGGCCGTCTTCGTGCTGGTGTCGGTGCTGCTGGCGGCCGCCTTCGGCAGTCCGGACGCCGGAACGCTGGTGGTCATGCTGATGCTGCCCACGGTGCTCGCCGGGGCGCTGGCGGTGCTGATCACGGTGGTGCGCGGCAACGGCCCGCGGCTGGACTTCGGCCTGGAGTGGCGCTGGTCGGACGTCACGACCGGCCTGGCCATCGGCGGCGTCGGCCTGGTCACCACGACCATCGCGACCATGCTGTGGGTGCGGTGGGTGGGCGAGGACAACGCCCAGTCGACGGTGAGCGGCCTGCTCGACGGGGTGGAGCTGCCGCCGGTGGTGGCGGTGGTGATCTTCCTGCACATCTGGCTGATCGCGCCGCTGTGCGAGGAGCTGCTCTACCGCGGCCTGCTGTGGGGCGCGATGGAGCGGATGCGGTGGGGCCAGCTCAACGTGTTCGTGCTCAGCACGGCCGTCTTCGCGATCGGCCACCTGGAACCGGAGCGCACGGCGTTGCTCCTGGTGATCGCGATCCCGATCGGCGTGGCCCGGATGGTCACCGGTCGGCTGACCGCCAGCGTGGTCGCCCACCAGGTGAACAACTTCCTGCCCGCGCTCGGTCTGCTGCTGATCTCCCTGGGCCTGCTGCCGGCCTGA
- a CDS encoding YraN family protein, whose amino-acid sequence MRRKKILGPVSDACTGDGRNALGLAGERLAAELLEGRGMTVLDRNWRCPQGELDIVAADGDTVVCCEVKARSGTDYGGPVYALNKEKAMRIRSVARSWLAERELVGCPVRFDFISVLWPPGRTPHLRHLKGVF is encoded by the coding sequence GTGCGCCGCAAGAAGATCCTGGGGCCGGTCAGCGATGCCTGCACCGGGGACGGCAGGAATGCGCTGGGGCTCGCCGGGGAGCGGTTGGCCGCCGAATTGCTGGAAGGCCGTGGAATGACGGTGCTGGACCGCAATTGGCGGTGCCCGCAAGGAGAACTCGACATCGTCGCCGCGGACGGCGACACCGTGGTGTGCTGCGAGGTCAAGGCGCGCTCCGGGACCGACTACGGCGGACCGGTCTACGCGCTCAACAAGGAGAAGGCCATGCGCATCCGCAGCGTCGCGCGGTCGTGGCTGGCCGAACGGGAGCTGGTGGGCTGCCCGGTCCGCTTCGACTTCATCTCGGTGCTGTGGCCACCGGGCAGAACACCGCACCTCAGGCACCTCAAGGGGGTGTTCTGA
- the rimM gene encoding ribosome maturation factor RimM (Essential for efficient processing of 16S rRNA), with the protein MAEPEILAVGRIVRPHGVRGELVVEVLTDSPELRFVPGSVLGTQRRGKDRGQNLTVAAARPHAGRLLLRAEGVDGREAAEDLRGVLLTVTTDVLEPTEDPDEFHDHQLVGLRAVEPSGAEIGEVREVIHTPAGELLALRTADDREVLVPFVVEIVPEIDLAAGKLVVDPPEGLLDE; encoded by the coding sequence ATGGCTGAACCCGAGATCCTCGCCGTGGGGCGCATCGTCCGACCGCACGGTGTGCGGGGAGAACTCGTCGTCGAGGTGCTCACCGACAGCCCTGAGCTGCGGTTCGTGCCCGGCTCCGTGCTCGGGACGCAGCGCCGCGGCAAGGACCGCGGGCAGAACCTCACCGTGGCAGCCGCCCGGCCGCACGCCGGGCGGCTGCTGCTGCGAGCCGAGGGCGTCGACGGCCGCGAGGCCGCCGAGGACCTCCGCGGCGTGCTGCTGACCGTCACCACGGACGTCCTCGAACCGACCGAGGACCCGGACGAGTTCCACGACCACCAGCTGGTCGGGCTGCGGGCCGTCGAGCCCTCCGGGGCTGAGATCGGCGAGGTGCGCGAGGTCATCCACACGCCCGCGGGCGAGCTGCTGGCGCTGCGGACGGCCGACGACCGCGAAGTCCTGGTGCCGTTCGTGGTCGAGATCGTGCCCGAGATCGACCTGGCCGCCGGGAAGCTGGTCGTGGACCCGCCCGAAGGTCTGCTCGACGAATAA
- the rpsP gene encoding 30S ribosomal protein S16, with amino-acid sequence MAVKIKLARIGKIREPHYRIVVADARTRRNGRAIETIGQYHPKENPSGIVVDSERAQYWLSVGAQPTDPVRNILEITGDWQKFKGLPGTEGTLKVAEPKPSKQALFEAALAAAGEEPTVEATTPKKKGGKKAEDKAEEPKSEEGQA; translated from the coding sequence GTGGCTGTGAAGATCAAGCTCGCCCGGATCGGTAAGATCCGTGAGCCGCACTACCGCATCGTCGTCGCCGACGCCCGCACCCGCCGCAACGGCCGGGCCATCGAGACGATCGGGCAGTACCACCCGAAGGAGAACCCGAGCGGCATCGTCGTCGACTCGGAGCGGGCGCAGTACTGGCTGAGTGTCGGGGCGCAGCCGACCGACCCGGTGCGCAACATCCTGGAGATCACCGGTGACTGGCAGAAGTTCAAGGGCCTGCCGGGCACCGAGGGCACGCTGAAGGTCGCCGAGCCGAAGCCGAGCAAGCAGGCGCTGTTCGAGGCCGCGCTGGCCGCCGCCGGCGAGGAGCCCACCGTCGAGGCCACCACCCCGAAGAAGAAGGGTGGCAAGAAGGCCGAGGACAAGGCCGAGGAGCCGAAGTCCGAGGAAGGCCAGGCGTGA
- the trmD gene encoding tRNA (guanosine(37)-N1)-methyltransferase TrmD yields the protein MRIDVITIFPDYLNPLREALLGKAIERDRIAVGVHDLRDWTHDVHRAVDDSPYGGGPGMVMKPQVWGEALDAVCGTGEAPMPRLVVPTPAGRPFDQRTAIRWSAEPWLVFACGRYEGIDQRVIDDAATRMPVEEVSIGDYVLVGGEVAALVMIEAVARLLPGVLGNPLSAEQDSFSDGLLEGPCYTRPEVWRGHAVPDVLRSGNHAAIDRWRRDQALARTYRRRPDLLAALPEGDLDKADRAQLDKLRASDHSDESRNAGEAPR from the coding sequence ATGCGCATCGACGTCATCACCATTTTCCCCGACTACCTGAACCCGCTGCGGGAAGCGCTGCTGGGCAAGGCCATCGAGCGCGACCGGATCGCGGTCGGCGTGCACGACCTGCGGGACTGGACGCACGACGTGCACCGCGCGGTGGACGACAGCCCCTACGGCGGCGGCCCCGGCATGGTGATGAAGCCCCAGGTCTGGGGCGAGGCGCTGGACGCCGTCTGCGGTACCGGCGAGGCCCCGATGCCGCGGCTCGTGGTGCCCACGCCCGCAGGCCGGCCGTTCGACCAGCGCACCGCGATCCGCTGGTCCGCCGAACCGTGGCTGGTCTTCGCCTGCGGCCGGTACGAGGGCATCGACCAGCGGGTCATCGACGACGCGGCCACCCGGATGCCGGTGGAGGAGGTCTCCATCGGCGACTACGTGCTGGTCGGCGGTGAGGTCGCCGCGCTGGTGATGATCGAGGCGGTGGCCCGCCTGCTGCCCGGCGTGCTCGGCAACCCGCTGTCGGCCGAGCAGGACTCCTTCTCCGACGGACTGCTGGAGGGGCCCTGCTACACCCGCCCCGAGGTCTGGCGCGGGCACGCCGTGCCGGACGTGCTGCGCTCCGGGAACCACGCCGCGATCGACCGCTGGCGGCGGGACCAGGCGCTGGCCCGGACCTACCGCAGGCGCCCGGATCTGCTGGCCGCGCTGCCGGAGGGGGACCTGGATAAGGCCGACCGGGCGCAACTCGATAAACTGCGGGCGTCGGATCATTCCGATGAGTCCCGGAATGCCGGAGAAGCGCCTCGCTGA
- a CDS encoding DUF2469 domain-containing protein encodes MSAEDLEKYETEMELQLYKEYRDIVGQFTYVVETERRFYLANAVDVQVRNSDSEVYFEVAMSDAWVWDMYRPARFVKNVRVITFKDVNVEELDKPDLRLPESGPFGS; translated from the coding sequence ATGAGCGCCGAGGATCTCGAGAAGTACGAGACCGAGATGGAGCTGCAGCTCTACAAGGAGTACCGCGACATCGTCGGGCAGTTCACCTATGTCGTGGAGACCGAACGGCGCTTCTACCTGGCCAACGCGGTGGACGTGCAGGTGCGCAACTCCGACTCGGAGGTCTACTTCGAGGTGGCGATGTCGGACGCGTGGGTGTGGGACATGTACCGCCCGGCGCGATTCGTCAAGAACGTGCGCGTGATCACGTTCAAGGACGTGAACGTGGAAGAATTGGACAAACCGGATCTCCGGCTGCCGGAGAGCGGCCCGTTCGGTTCCTGA